The stretch of DNA CATCGAGGGGCGATAAACGATCAATAAATTTGCCAAGAATCGACTCAAAGGGAATGTACTCACCCAGCGGTACAAGCTGCTGTTTGTTGTAGCGACTAATCACCTCGGTTTGGGCACTAATGGTAAATAAACTATTGGTAAAATTTTTGCCTTCTGCACCAAATGCCCCAAGAATTATAGGCACTCTCTCCCACCTCATGGCGCGGGAAAATTCTGTGCCCCCTAAAACCTGCTCGATGCTAAAGGGTAATGCTGTTTCTGGTGTAATGATTAGATCGACATTCTGTTTCGCTAGCTCACGATAGCCCTTGGTATAGTTGGCGATCGCCCGTGAAGTGCCGTCTTCGTAGAGCTTAATTTCGTTGGGAATATTACCTTGAATAATCCCGATTTTGGCAGAGCGATTGGTGACCAGTTCTGCATTACTAAAAAGATACCAGCCCCATACATGACTACTGGCTAAAAGTATTAAGCTAAAACCAATTAATGATGAAGTAATAAAAAATTTTCTTTTCTGTTGTAAAAAACTAAATATACTTTCTGCGAATAAAGCATTTGTGGCAACAATAATGGTCGTAACAGTTGTAAATCCTGAGAAACGAGTTAACTGCAATAAAAATAGATTATGGGGACTTTGGCTAAAGGCAAGAAAATGCCAAAACAAATCACTTTGACTGAGAAAATATTCTGCAATACACCACAGCGCTGTGCCAAATAAAACTCGATTACAACGCCCAGCAAGACCCAGAGGTTTAACCGTAGCAAGGTCTTGGAAAATCAGCATTCCCACCGCCCAGAAAAACGGAATACAAATGCCCCAAAAAGTAATAATGAGCCAACAAATTGCCGCAATACACAGGCTCCAAAACCATGGCACACCCATCCAAGTCATGGGATGAATACCCGTAATCCAAAACAGCGTTAAACCCTGATAACCCAGACCCCAAGCTACGGCACAGGTGAGTTTTAGTTTGTGGCGATCGCCAAACGATTTGATTTTTTTCCAAAGGGTTAATTTCCTGTGGGGTTCATAATCCCTCGAAACCCCTTCCGCCTCCGGCACTTTCCCCAAGGAAGAATATGAGGTAAATACGATTTTTTCTTGGGAGCTACGATGATTGGGCGTAATGATAATTAGCCATAGCGGAATAACGGCCACCCATGCCAGATACCATGCCTCCAAGGGGGCAGAGGTGAGACCCATCCCAATACCGCTCCCAAAGGCAAAGAGAATTTTACGCATCATTCGCTGGAAATTCACCCTGTCGTACGTCATCACTGTAGGTTTTGATGGCATCGGTAATCAGCTCTGCAAGGTTGAGATATTGCTTTGCAAAAGGCGGTGATTTTGGCGATAAACCCAACAGATCAGCCGTCACTAAAACCTGTCCGTCACAAACTGCACCCGCGCCGATACCAATGGTGGGAATTGATAATTTCTGGGTAATTGTCTGCGCTAAGCTCGTCGGAATATGCTCCAACACCACGGCAAAAGCCCCCGCCTGCTCTAGGGCGATCGCCTCATTCATGACCCGTTCCGCGTCCGTCGCATTTTTACCCTGTTGCCGATAACCGAGGGTATGCACCGATTGGGGCGTTAAACCCACATGACCCATGACTGGCACACCGAGCATTGTGAGACGGTCTACCGTTTCGGCGATCGCCGGATGTCCCCCTTCGAGTTTGATCGCTTGGGCAGAGGTTTCCTTTAAAATACGGCCAGCAGTGTGAATCGCTTGGGAAATACTTTCCTGGTAGGTCAAAAACGGCAAATCACTCACAACTAGGGCATTATGAACACCGCGACACACCGCTTGGGTATGATGAATCATGGCATCAAGGCTAATGGGCAAGGTATTTTCATAGCCCAACGCAACCATCGCTAAAGAATCACCCACCAAGATGACATCCACCCCCGCTAAATCCACAAGACGGGCGATCGCATAATCCCATGCCGTTAACGTCACAATCGGACGCGCTTCCTGTTTATATCGTTTTAAAGTTCTCGGTGTGACCCGCATGGATATCCCCTAAGGCTGAACAAAACCATAGTGGGGACGAGTTAAACCCGTTGTCAAACTAACCCAAGCTAAACCTTGGTACGTACCAACCCATAATTTATTCCCCACATCCGGCGCAACAGTCAAAACCTGTCGAGACGGCAACTGACCCACCTCACCCAAAACAAAACCACTATCAGCCTTCAAGCGCACAACACCTTCATCCGTGCCCGCCCAAACCGTATTATCAGACCCGAAGCGCACACTCGTCACACTCTTACCACGCATCGATGTCACATTGCGCAAGATCTCCCCCGTCACCGGATCAATCACCAATAGCCCATCTAACGTGCCAGCCCACAACAAACCATCCGGAGCCGTTGTCAAACTATTCACCACACCGCCAGTAATATTGCGCACAGACTGCATCGGGAAAGCACTAGCCGTATTGATTTGCACCAAGCCCAACAGCGTACCAACCCAGAGATTACCACCCTGGTCGAGGGTCATGGCGTTCGGGCGTAAACCCGGTAATTGTTTAAGGGTCGTCATCACCAAACCCTGATCTGGACTAACCAGTACCAAACCCTGATCTGTCCCCACCCAGAGATAGCCCCGCTGATCAACCAAAAGCGAAACGATGCGATTAGAAGGCAATAAAATATTGTGTTCCGTGACTTCATTACTGCGGGAATCAACGCGCAACAATCCTTGAGTTGTCCCGACCCAAATTCTGCCGACACGATCCATCGCAAGGGCTTCAACGTTGTAGTTGGTAAGATCAATACGATTTAAAATTGCGCCTGTATTCGGATCAATGCGCGTTAAACCTTGCCATGAGCCGACCCACAAATCACCATTCCAATTTTCTAGGAGCGAAGTCACCCGGAGATTTTCGTTACGGAGGTCAAATTCTGGCTCAATACTCGCGGGCGGTGGGGGAGCTGTTTCATAGATGGGCGAGACAAACTCCGCAACTTCGGCGATCGCCTGAGGAGCGAGAAAAAAGCTAGAGCACAAGCTCACTCCAGCTAACAAAAAGGAGCAAGAAGAAGAAATACGTCCCATAGGATTACGCTATTGTCGCCACGGAGATTCGCTGCCTATTGTATCGGATTTTTTCGGGCATTCCTGAAACGAAGATAATCCGCAATATCTACCCCAATATCGACAAACAAAAAAACTCAAAATAAGGTCATCCACAGACTCTTAACAAAATCATCAAAATAGGCTTTTGTAACCGCTCACTTCACTCGCTTTTTTCATGACTCCACCCACACCTCCCACCTCAACAAGAAAACACTAAATACACAAAACCCTCCGCCTTGACTTGTCCCAAAGAAACATTAAGAAAACAAGAAAGTTGCTAAACTTGCTAGGATGAATAATTCCTTAAGTAACATTAAGGTTTGCTAAAAAATAGTACGGAGGTTAAATCATTGAATCATGAAATCCCTACCCGCCAGCGCTCTTGTCTTGGTCGACGGCTACAACGTCATCGGAGCTTGGCATGAACTAAAAGAAACCCGCGATCGCCACGGACTAGAAATGGCAAGAGATGAACTCATCGAAGTTCTGGTCAACTACGCATCCCACAATACCTACAAGACAAAAATCGTTTTCGATGCCCAGTATCAGAAAACACCCAGCCACGAAGAAGACTATACCCAGCTCCTATCCGTCTGCTACACCGCATTTTCCGAAACTGCCGACACATACATTGAACGAACCTGCGCCAATTTTCGCCGCACCTACACCATCCCCAACCGCATCATTGTCGTCACCTCAGACCAAGCCCAACGCCACACAGTAGTCGGCTATGGTGCAGAGTGGATGTCCTCCCTAAAACTACAAACCGCTGTCCTCGCAGCCAATCGAAAATCCCGTTACCACCACAAAACTCGCCAGTCGAAACGGGGGCGACACCTCCTCAATAGCCTCGACCCCAAAACCCAGCAAATGCTTCGACAACTCCGTCACGGACTTTAGCGCTCCAGGTTTCTTGATTTATCAAGATTGAGACAAGAACAAACCATAGGCAATCAAACGCAGACGGTATCAAACCACGAGTGCACAAGGTTGATAACGTGAATCTTGCTTCAGCATGCTCGGAAGTACGACGCGGTGAATGGGAGAGCGAGAGATCGGGAGATATTTCTATGCAAACAATCCTACTAGCTTTCAAAAAATGCAAATTTTCGTTGCTTCCCCGTGTCTTTACCTCTCCGTGTCTCTTTTTCTCTAGAGAATTTTGGCTACATGCTTATCCATAACTGACGTTACAGATAGATGAATTTTGATTTAGTTTGGTAGGTGCATTAATGATGGTTAATGTGCCTATTTTTTTGTTTTTTGTGGGGCTATGGATATTCTTTTTTGGGCGATCGCCGCGAGTTTTTTCTTTATTGTGGGATCTTGCTTTGGCAGTTTCCTGAATGTTGTGGTGTATCGATTGCCAGAAGGACTGTCTCTAATTTATCCGCCGTCCCGTTGTCCGAAATGTGGTCACGGTTTGGGGGCGCGGGAAAATATTCCGGTGTTTGGCTGGATAACGCTTTTGGGGAAATGTCGTTGGTGTAAAACGTCCATTTCTGTGCGTTACCCCCTTGTTGAAGCTTTTGTGGGGCTATTATTTGTTGCGGTATTTTTT from [Limnothrix rosea] IAM M-220 encodes:
- the lnt gene encoding apolipoprotein N-acyltransferase — translated: MMRKILFAFGSGIGMGLTSAPLEAWYLAWVAVIPLWLIIITPNHRSSQEKIVFTSYSSLGKVPEAEGVSRDYEPHRKLTLWKKIKSFGDRHKLKLTCAVAWGLGYQGLTLFWITGIHPMTWMGVPWFWSLCIAAICWLIITFWGICIPFFWAVGMLIFQDLATVKPLGLAGRCNRVLFGTALWCIAEYFLSQSDLFWHFLAFSQSPHNLFLLQLTRFSGFTTVTTIIVATNALFAESIFSFLQQKRKFFITSSLIGFSLILLASSHVWGWYLFSNAELVTNRSAKIGIIQGNIPNEIKLYEDGTSRAIANYTKGYRELAKQNVDLIITPETALPFSIEQVLGGTEFSRAMRWERVPIILGAFGAEGKNFTNSLFTISAQTEVISRYNKQQLVPLGEYIPFESILGKFIDRLSPLDAHLVRGQNPPTLFTPIGQAIAAICYESAYPEHFRRQTAAGGEYIIVSSNDAHYSPTMPAQHHALDIMQAIANDRWTVRASNTGISGVIKPNGETIWKSQLNDTVTYATDIYLKQTKNPYVAFGNWLLPLYLIIIFLQIVYQYRR
- the panB gene encoding 3-methyl-2-oxobutanoate hydroxymethyltransferase; this translates as MRVTPRTLKRYKQEARPIVTLTAWDYAIARLVDLAGVDVILVGDSLAMVALGYENTLPISLDAMIHHTQAVCRGVHNALVVSDLPFLTYQESISQAIHTAGRILKETSAQAIKLEGGHPAIAETVDRLTMLGVPVMGHVGLTPQSVHTLGYRQQGKNATDAERVMNEAIALEQAGAFAVVLEHIPTSLAQTITQKLSIPTIGIGAGAVCDGQVLVTADLLGLSPKSPPFAKQYLNLAELITDAIKTYSDDVRQGEFPANDA
- a CDS encoding two-component regulator propeller domain-containing protein; the protein is MGRISSSCSFLLAGVSLCSSFFLAPQAIAEVAEFVSPIYETAPPPPASIEPEFDLRNENLRVTSLLENWNGDLWVGSWQGLTRIDPNTGAILNRIDLTNYNVEALAMDRVGRIWVGTTQGLLRVDSRSNEVTEHNILLPSNRIVSLLVDQRGYLWVGTDQGLVLVSPDQGLVMTTLKQLPGLRPNAMTLDQGGNLWVGTLLGLVQINTASAFPMQSVRNITGGVVNSLTTAPDGLLWAGTLDGLLVIDPVTGEILRNVTSMRGKSVTSVRFGSDNTVWAGTDEGVVRLKADSGFVLGEVGQLPSRQVLTVAPDVGNKLWVGTYQGLAWVSLTTGLTRPHYGFVQP
- a CDS encoding NYN domain-containing protein, which encodes MKSLPASALVLVDGYNVIGAWHELKETRDRHGLEMARDELIEVLVNYASHNTYKTKIVFDAQYQKTPSHEEDYTQLLSVCYTAFSETADTYIERTCANFRRTYTIPNRIIVVTSDQAQRHTVVGYGAEWMSSLKLQTAVLAANRKSRYHHKTRQSKRGRHLLNSLDPKTQQMLRQLRHGL